The following proteins are encoded in a genomic region of uncultured Vibrio sp.:
- a CDS encoding aspartate-semialdehyde dehydrogenase: protein MSQQYNVAILGATGAVGETILEVLQERKFPVGELYLLASERSEGKTYRFNGKTIRVQNVEEFDWSQAHIGLFSAGGDLSAKWAPIAADEGVIVIDNTSHFRYEYDIPLVVPEVNPEAIAEFRNRNIIANPNCSTIQMLVALKPIHDAVGIERINVSTYQSVSGAGKAGIDELAGQTAKLLNGLPAETKEFSQQIAFNCIPQIDQMMDNGYTKEEMKMVWETQKIFNDPGITVNPTCVRVPVFYGHAEAIHVETRSSIDAQEVINLLEQTEGVEVFHGENFPTQVRDAGGKDHVMVGRIRNDISHHSGINLWVVADNVRKGAATNAVQIAEVLIRDYY, encoded by the coding sequence ATGAGCCAACAATATAATGTTGCTATTTTAGGCGCGACCGGCGCGGTCGGTGAAACAATTTTAGAAGTACTTCAAGAGCGTAAATTCCCAGTCGGTGAACTTTACCTGTTGGCGAGTGAGCGCAGTGAAGGCAAGACTTACCGCTTTAATGGTAAAACCATACGTGTACAAAACGTAGAAGAGTTTGACTGGTCGCAAGCACACATCGGTTTATTCTCTGCTGGTGGTGATCTGTCAGCAAAATGGGCGCCAATTGCTGCTGATGAAGGTGTGATTGTTATCGACAACACCTCACACTTCCGATACGAGTACGATATTCCTTTAGTGGTGCCAGAAGTTAACCCTGAAGCCATTGCAGAGTTCCGCAACCGTAACATCATTGCAAACCCTAACTGTTCGACTATCCAAATGTTAGTCGCACTAAAACCAATCCATGATGCGGTAGGCATTGAGCGTATTAACGTTTCAACTTACCAGTCTGTTTCAGGTGCAGGCAAAGCGGGTATTGATGAATTAGCTGGACAAACGGCCAAGCTACTTAATGGTCTTCCAGCGGAAACGAAAGAGTTTTCACAGCAGATCGCGTTTAACTGCATTCCACAGATCGATCAGATGATGGACAACGGCTACACCAAAGAAGAGATGAAAATGGTGTGGGAAACGCAAAAGATTTTCAATGATCCAGGTATTACCGTAAACCCAACTTGTGTACGTGTACCGGTGTTTTACGGTCACGCAGAAGCGATTCATGTTGAGACTCGTTCATCAATCGATGCACAAGAAGTGATTAACTTACTTGAGCAAACTGAGGGTGTTGAAGTGTTCCATGGTGAAAATTTCCCGACTCAAGTTCGCGACGCGGGTGGTAAGGACCACGTTATGGTTGGTCGTATTCGTAACGATATTAGCCATCATAGCGGGATTAATTTATGGGTGGTTGCGGACAACGTACGTAAAGGCGCAGCAACTAACGCCGTACAAATTGCAGAAGTGCTTATCCGCGATTACTACTAA
- a CDS encoding FimV/HubP family polar landmark protein — translation MRQIYKRLLTTLVLISATQTSSVVQAEGIRLVGPSGEVQSSPSYAEEIERALPAPPANSQPSRFIGPTGENQTLWSIASQVRPSRNVTVQQTLLAIYRLNPQAFEDQNIHELIPGSRLRLPSLEQVQSASTEQAVAIMKAHEAKLKQVKPVSKATTVKRAEQQPTPPVKQEPVSSQSDSVTPVKAEPVKANEPIVTVPPVNTSPQGEQQVTDLKAKLQGSQSELTSLEEKNHRLRLMLSEVQSEVETLKNELNDEERIRSEVERLLAEERQRAEEQLRMQPTALDNFLSNGWLVGLAALIPGALLAFLVVLLLGRRSKEQQEPVTQQQPPSLDPLAAPIGLAAADELEDELNLDDDLFADEESDSVSDKESVPELEDDVFAGLEDEELDFNLEGDDGEDPFAGIGDDGDLDVGFDEFDSSTNGIKANGEEKALGLEEMERALDEASPELEILDEPDFDLSDGESEEFEKEDVFAELLADDTSEDEAGSAQIDQATLDELFAELDSSDIDLGDDSSDVSENAISAGEVSDDEIENLSALHEQSEAQTLDPAIESDQQDSVISTDEVGSLAVGDSTFDSSDSTTDIDENSTDLLDELIDFDDEGSEDEFDPLNELESLSGFGDEEFEELDADSIDLLDELLDDDVNLELEDEVASELDPFDELIGADEEPESEQNQQEEDDLLASLGFDDLNDSPSENTQDAPLSAQPMQAAPEQSDEADIELESDLDIDALLNEHQPELAQEFDNQEPAEQESEASASDELLEESEDISFEYDPLMRELDELFESSNDDINSEQDDNKEATSDVDSLSDEQEKSDNADSVAQTEPSEQLEEVTSEEALEEPVTETSPASVEEKQVEPEFTPTPNTVENEFGVPLEEDWLLDEAEPEPETKQELEPVAETSGESGEDEFVFDERELAEFSEEDALASMTDEPELAEPESEAPAVSSEADDEFEFDELELPEFNEEDALASMADEPEWHQPESEADEPASEQDTVSFDDSDLPEFTEEDALSSSSDSTESEPEPSTSAKMTLKADNDHDALFELFAQQSSFDTDPEPTQAIQEPDIAGFAESDMESLLSEKGESEAFEGQLDRDTIDSAGMDFETMFDVGDDWEGFKKPTGHTVPDAEDVPEDQRDIWQSEEALSQPKIAEENWEQQTTLDDFDSKKSQFMTIDELMAQVDNESGDFEEEDLNLDVGLNEFPDVIGDISDVDVDSDSEGAGKLDLAKIYLEMNDSKGAIKLLEEAIVFGEDDVRREAKNLIDAINGR, via the coding sequence ATGCGTCAAATTTATAAGCGTTTGTTAACAACCTTAGTGTTAATAAGCGCGACTCAGACATCGTCAGTGGTTCAAGCCGAAGGAATTCGTCTTGTTGGACCTTCAGGTGAAGTGCAATCATCGCCTAGCTATGCTGAAGAGATTGAACGAGCGTTACCCGCTCCTCCTGCAAATTCTCAGCCTTCTCGTTTTATTGGGCCTACAGGTGAAAATCAAACGTTATGGTCGATTGCGTCTCAAGTACGGCCTTCTCGCAATGTGACGGTTCAACAAACGTTACTTGCTATTTATCGACTCAATCCTCAGGCATTTGAAGATCAGAATATCCACGAACTGATCCCGGGAAGCCGTCTGCGTCTTCCTTCGTTGGAACAAGTGCAAAGCGCGAGCACAGAGCAAGCTGTCGCTATTATGAAAGCGCATGAGGCGAAGCTCAAACAGGTTAAGCCAGTCAGCAAAGCAACGACGGTTAAGCGCGCAGAGCAGCAACCAACTCCGCCAGTTAAGCAGGAACCCGTTTCTTCTCAATCAGACTCGGTTACGCCTGTTAAAGCTGAACCTGTTAAGGCAAATGAACCAATAGTTACCGTTCCGCCAGTCAATACGTCTCCACAAGGTGAGCAGCAAGTCACCGACCTTAAAGCTAAACTTCAAGGTTCTCAGAGTGAACTCACTTCACTTGAAGAGAAAAACCATCGTTTACGCCTGATGTTGTCAGAAGTACAAAGCGAAGTTGAGACGTTGAAAAATGAACTTAACGATGAAGAGCGTATTCGTTCCGAAGTAGAAAGACTGTTGGCAGAAGAGCGTCAGCGCGCTGAAGAGCAGCTGCGTATGCAGCCAACCGCATTAGATAACTTTTTATCTAATGGCTGGCTTGTGGGGCTCGCGGCGCTTATTCCGGGCGCGTTACTCGCTTTCTTAGTGGTTCTGCTACTTGGTCGTCGAAGCAAAGAACAACAAGAGCCAGTTACCCAGCAGCAACCACCAAGCCTCGATCCTCTTGCTGCACCAATCGGTTTAGCCGCAGCGGATGAGCTCGAAGATGAATTGAATCTGGATGACGATCTCTTTGCTGATGAAGAGAGCGATAGTGTATCTGACAAAGAGAGTGTTCCTGAGTTAGAGGACGATGTATTTGCCGGTCTTGAGGATGAAGAGCTTGATTTCAATCTAGAAGGTGATGACGGCGAAGATCCATTCGCTGGTATCGGTGACGATGGTGACCTTGATGTCGGCTTTGACGAGTTTGATTCATCGACAAACGGAATAAAAGCCAATGGAGAAGAGAAAGCGCTCGGTCTTGAAGAAATGGAGCGAGCGTTAGACGAAGCGTCGCCGGAACTCGAAATCCTTGATGAGCCAGACTTTGACCTATCGGATGGTGAGAGCGAGGAATTTGAAAAAGAGGACGTCTTTGCAGAATTATTAGCCGACGATACATCAGAAGACGAAGCTGGTAGCGCCCAAATAGACCAAGCGACACTGGACGAGTTGTTCGCTGAACTCGATAGCAGTGATATTGACTTAGGGGATGATTCATCCGACGTTTCAGAAAATGCTATTTCTGCTGGTGAAGTATCAGATGATGAAATAGAAAATCTGTCGGCTCTACATGAACAGTCTGAAGCGCAAACGCTTGATCCAGCCATTGAGTCCGATCAACAGGACAGCGTGATATCAACCGATGAGGTTGGCTCTCTTGCTGTAGGCGACAGTACTTTTGATTCGTCTGATAGTACTACTGATATCGATGAAAACAGCACAGACTTGTTGGATGAACTTATTGATTTTGATGACGAAGGCTCAGAGGATGAGTTTGACCCACTAAACGAGTTAGAGTCATTGTCAGGCTTTGGTGATGAAGAATTTGAAGAGTTGGACGCAGACAGTATCGACTTACTCGATGAGTTGCTCGACGATGACGTTAATCTTGAGTTAGAAGATGAAGTCGCGAGTGAACTCGATCCTTTTGATGAATTAATTGGTGCAGATGAAGAGCCGGAAAGTGAGCAAAACCAGCAAGAAGAGGACGATTTACTCGCATCACTGGGTTTCGATGACTTAAATGATTCGCCATCAGAAAATACTCAGGACGCGCCGTTATCAGCTCAACCTATGCAAGCCGCTCCAGAACAATCTGATGAGGCTGATATTGAGCTTGAGTCGGACTTAGATATTGATGCACTGCTTAATGAACATCAGCCTGAACTAGCGCAAGAGTTTGACAATCAAGAGCCTGCAGAGCAAGAGAGTGAAGCATCTGCTAGTGATGAATTGCTAGAAGAAAGTGAAGATATCTCCTTCGAATACGATCCTTTGATGCGTGAGTTGGATGAGCTCTTTGAATCAAGTAACGACGACATCAATTCAGAACAAGACGACAACAAGGAAGCGACTTCTGATGTCGATTCTCTGTCTGATGAGCAAGAAAAATCAGACAACGCAGACTCTGTAGCGCAGACAGAACCGTCAGAGCAACTTGAAGAGGTCACTTCAGAGGAAGCTCTTGAAGAGCCTGTTACTGAGACATCTCCAGCTTCTGTAGAAGAGAAACAAGTAGAACCTGAATTTACACCAACACCAAATACCGTTGAAAATGAATTTGGAGTGCCGCTGGAAGAAGACTGGTTACTGGATGAAGCCGAACCAGAGCCAGAAACAAAACAGGAGTTAGAGCCTGTTGCAGAAACTTCCGGTGAAAGTGGTGAAGACGAGTTTGTTTTTGATGAGCGAGAGCTAGCGGAATTCAGTGAAGAAGACGCTTTGGCATCAATGACGGATGAGCCGGAGTTGGCAGAGCCTGAAAGCGAAGCACCAGCGGTAAGTTCAGAAGCGGATGATGAATTCGAATTTGACGAGCTAGAACTTCCAGAGTTCAACGAAGAGGATGCTTTGGCATCAATGGCGGATGAGCCGGAGTGGCACCAGCCTGAAAGTGAAGCTGACGAGCCAGCTTCTGAACAAGACACGGTCAGTTTCGATGATTCAGACCTTCCTGAGTTTACTGAAGAAGATGCACTTTCTTCTTCATCCGATAGCACTGAGTCGGAGCCAGAGCCATCGACTAGCGCCAAAATGACTCTTAAAGCAGACAACGATCATGATGCGTTGTTTGAACTGTTTGCTCAGCAGAGCAGCTTTGACACAGATCCAGAACCAACTCAAGCCATTCAAGAACCAGACATTGCTGGCTTCGCTGAGTCTGATATGGAGAGCCTGTTATCTGAAAAGGGCGAATCTGAGGCTTTCGAAGGCCAGTTAGACCGTGACACAATAGACAGTGCCGGTATGGATTTCGAGACCATGTTTGATGTAGGTGACGATTGGGAAGGATTTAAAAAACCGACTGGTCATACTGTACCTGATGCCGAAGACGTACCAGAAGACCAGCGCGATATTTGGCAGTCAGAAGAAGCTCTAAGCCAACCAAAAATTGCCGAAGAAAACTGGGAACAACAAACGACCCTAGACGATTTTGACTCTAAGAAAAGTCAATTCATGACGATTGATGAATTGATGGCGCAGGTCGATAACGAGAGCGGAGACTTTGAAGAAGAGGACTTGAACCTAGACGTGGGTTTAAACGAGTTTCCGGATGTGATTGGCGATATCTCTGATGTGGATGTTGATTCCGATTCTGAAGGTGCAGGTAAATTGGATTTGGCTAAGATCTACCTAGAAATGAACGACTCTAAAGGGGCGATCAAATTGCTGGAAGAGGCAATTGTATTCGGTGAAGATGACGTTCGACGTGAAGCGAAGAATCTCATCGACGCCATTAATGGTCGATAA
- the truA gene encoding tRNA pseudouridine(38-40) synthase TruA, with the protein MRIALGIEYNGTNYFGWQRQRDVKSVQEELEKALSIVANHPVEVQCAGRTDAGVHGTGQVVHFDTNVTRKMVAWTMGANANMPSDIAVRWAKEVSDDFHARFSATARRYRYIIFNHALRPGILNSGVSHYHGALDEQKMHQAGQYLLGENDFSSFRAAHCQSLSPCRNMMHLNVTRHGDYVVIDIKANAFVHHMVRNITGSLIKVGRGEESPEWMQWLLEAKDRKLAGATAKAEGLYLVDVDYPQEFDLPRVPIGPLFLPDNLN; encoded by the coding sequence ATGAGAATCGCATTAGGTATCGAGTATAACGGTACAAACTACTTTGGTTGGCAACGGCAGAGAGACGTAAAAAGCGTCCAGGAAGAGCTAGAAAAAGCCTTGTCTATCGTTGCAAACCACCCTGTAGAAGTTCAATGCGCAGGTCGTACTGATGCAGGCGTGCACGGCACGGGACAAGTTGTTCACTTTGATACCAACGTAACCCGAAAAATGGTGGCTTGGACCATGGGGGCGAACGCGAACATGCCAAGTGATATTGCTGTCCGGTGGGCAAAGGAAGTTTCAGACGACTTCCATGCGCGGTTCTCTGCGACAGCGCGCCGTTACCGCTACATTATATTCAATCATGCGTTACGCCCGGGTATTCTAAATTCTGGTGTCAGCCACTATCACGGGGCGTTGGATGAGCAAAAAATGCATCAAGCGGGGCAGTATTTGTTGGGAGAGAATGATTTTTCCTCCTTCCGCGCTGCGCACTGCCAGTCTCTGAGTCCGTGCCGCAACATGATGCACTTAAACGTGACTCGTCATGGTGATTATGTCGTCATCGATATCAAAGCCAACGCGTTTGTTCACCATATGGTGCGTAATATCACTGGTAGCCTGATAAAGGTTGGACGTGGTGAAGAAAGCCCAGAGTGGATGCAGTGGTTGTTAGAAGCAAAAGATCGCAAACTTGCAGGGGCGACTGCAAAAGCAGAAGGCCTATATTTGGTCGATGTGGATTACCCACAAGAATTTGATTTACCTCGTGTACCGATCGGCCCGTTATTTTTACCAGATAATTTGAACTAA
- the accD gene encoding acetyl-CoA carboxylase, carboxyltransferase subunit beta, whose product MSWLEKILEKSSLVSSRKASIPEGVWTKCTSCEQVLYHAELERNLEVCPKCNHHMRMKARRRLETFLDEGNRVELGSDLEPQDKLKFKDSKRYKERISAAQKSSGEKDALVVMQGELLGIPLVACAFEFSFMGGSMGSVVGARFVKAVEAAIENNCALVCFSASGGARMQEALMSLMQMAKTSAALERLSEKGLPFFSVLTDPTMGGVSASLAMLGDINIGEPKALIGFAGRRVIEQTVREDLPEGFQRSEFLLDHGAIDMIVDRREMRQRVGGLIAKMTNHKSPLVVSVNESPNEESYSVPEADEKG is encoded by the coding sequence ATGAGTTGGCTTGAAAAGATTTTAGAAAAAAGCAGTCTTGTAAGTTCACGTAAAGCTTCTATCCCAGAAGGTGTGTGGACTAAATGTACCTCTTGTGAGCAGGTTCTTTACCATGCTGAACTAGAGCGTAACTTAGAAGTATGTCCTAAGTGTAACCATCACATGCGTATGAAAGCGCGTCGTCGTTTGGAAACATTCCTGGATGAAGGTAACCGTGTTGAACTAGGTTCTGATCTTGAGCCTCAAGACAAGCTGAAGTTTAAAGACTCCAAGCGCTACAAAGAGCGTATTTCAGCCGCTCAAAAGAGCAGTGGTGAGAAAGACGCATTGGTTGTCATGCAGGGTGAACTGCTAGGCATTCCTCTGGTCGCTTGTGCATTTGAATTCTCTTTTATGGGCGGTTCTATGGGCTCGGTAGTTGGTGCTCGCTTCGTTAAAGCGGTTGAAGCGGCAATCGAGAACAACTGTGCGTTAGTTTGTTTCTCAGCAAGTGGTGGCGCGCGTATGCAAGAGGCGTTGATGTCTCTGATGCAAATGGCAAAAACCAGTGCAGCACTGGAGCGTCTCTCTGAGAAAGGTCTGCCGTTCTTCTCAGTACTGACTGACCCAACAATGGGTGGTGTATCAGCAAGTTTGGCCATGTTGGGCGACATCAACATTGGCGAACCTAAAGCCTTGATTGGTTTCGCTGGTCGTCGCGTAATCGAGCAAACTGTACGTGAAGATCTTCCAGAAGGCTTCCAACGTAGTGAATTCCTGCTTGATCACGGTGCAATTGATATGATCGTTGATCGTCGTGAAATGCGTCAGCGTGTGGGTGGCCTTATCGCTAAGATGACCAACCACAAGTCTCCATTGGTGGTTTCGGTTAACGAATCTCCAAATGAAGAGTCATATTCTGTACCAGAAGCGGACGAAAAAGGGTAA
- the folC gene encoding bifunctional tetrahydrofolate synthase/dihydrofolate synthase: protein MTQNPIPQATSSLEVWLDYLANIHSSAIDLGLDRVQAVANKANLTKPAPTVITVAGTNGKGSTCALMEAILLDAGYSVGVYSSPHLIRYNERVRINGIDVEDAKHCQAFDYVEKQRGDITLSLFEFGTLAALRIFQTEKVDVVLLEVGLGGRLDATNVVDHDVSVITSLAVDHVDWLGDDINVIGFEKAGIYRSGKPAICGQPLPPATVAAHADDIGAEFFQVGIQFDYQLTEKGWKWTSGAFDLEDLPVPSLPLPNAATALMALGASELQITDINLVNGLNNARLAGRMQVLQNKPEIVLDVAHNPHSAQYLVEKVKQQYAGKNIHVVVAMLHDKDIKATIEALTPIAIQWYPGSLTGPRAATAEELCQYLPQGQVQFQTPVAAFESAKANAQQEDVILVVGSFHTVGEVLEHWQASN from the coding sequence ATGACCCAAAACCCAATTCCTCAAGCCACATCCTCTCTAGAGGTGTGGCTTGATTATTTAGCAAATATTCATTCCTCAGCAATCGACCTGGGCTTAGACCGTGTTCAAGCGGTAGCAAATAAAGCCAACCTCACTAAACCTGCTCCGACGGTTATCACTGTTGCCGGAACCAATGGTAAAGGCTCAACATGTGCGTTAATGGAAGCGATTTTATTAGACGCCGGTTACTCAGTCGGTGTTTACAGTTCACCCCACCTGATTCGTTACAACGAGCGCGTGCGCATCAATGGCATAGATGTGGAAGACGCGAAGCATTGCCAAGCGTTTGATTACGTGGAAAAGCAGCGTGGTGACATCACATTAAGCCTGTTCGAGTTCGGAACGCTTGCTGCCTTACGTATTTTCCAAACCGAAAAAGTGGATGTGGTCCTGCTGGAAGTCGGTTTAGGCGGCCGTTTGGATGCTACCAACGTTGTTGATCACGATGTCTCTGTAATCACCAGCTTAGCCGTTGATCACGTTGATTGGCTCGGCGATGACATCAATGTGATTGGATTCGAAAAAGCTGGCATCTACCGCTCTGGTAAACCAGCCATTTGTGGTCAACCTCTACCACCAGCCACCGTGGCCGCGCATGCGGATGATATTGGTGCAGAATTCTTCCAGGTCGGTATTCAGTTCGATTATCAACTGACCGAGAAAGGCTGGAAGTGGACAAGTGGCGCATTTGACCTTGAAGACTTACCCGTTCCTTCCTTACCTTTGCCAAACGCTGCAACCGCACTCATGGCTCTTGGTGCGTCAGAATTGCAAATCACTGACATAAACCTCGTCAATGGATTGAATAATGCTCGGCTTGCAGGTCGGATGCAGGTGTTACAGAACAAGCCTGAGATCGTACTTGATGTTGCTCACAACCCACACTCTGCTCAATACTTAGTAGAAAAAGTGAAACAGCAGTATGCGGGTAAAAACATCCATGTAGTGGTTGCCATGCTGCACGATAAGGACATCAAGGCCACGATTGAGGCACTGACACCTATCGCTATTCAATGGTACCCAGGGTCGCTGACAGGTCCTCGTGCTGCAACTGCAGAGGAGTTGTGCCAATACTTACCTCAGGGGCAGGTTCAGTTCCAGACACCAGTAGCAGCGTTTGAAAGTGCGAAAGCGAACGCGCAACAAGAAGATGTGATCTTGGTAGTTGGTTCTTTCCATACCGTGGGTGAGGTGTTGGAGCATTGGCAAGCAAGTAATTAA
- a CDS encoding SPOR domain-containing protein, translated as MASKFQSRLVGTIILVAVGVIVLPDVLDGKKLHYKEEFASIPIKPELDSDVENFEILDPVEDDIALPDSPVEAVVQESEEPQLTASNQEPVAEPEEAKQPDQVEVAPRPVVEKNQYEDSAWIIQLMALKNHDNAVALVADLQKRGYQAHTKRENEFTRVIVGPDVSKSKLERQVQELQKITGSKGQLLKFKPLNP; from the coding sequence ATGGCAAGTAAATTTCAGAGTCGTTTAGTCGGCACTATCATTCTGGTCGCAGTGGGGGTGATTGTGCTCCCAGATGTACTAGATGGTAAAAAACTTCACTACAAAGAAGAATTTGCCAGCATTCCTATCAAACCTGAGCTTGATAGCGATGTGGAAAATTTCGAAATACTCGATCCTGTCGAAGATGATATTGCATTACCTGACTCTCCTGTAGAGGCAGTGGTGCAGGAGTCAGAGGAGCCTCAGTTGACCGCTTCGAATCAGGAACCTGTGGCTGAGCCAGAGGAGGCGAAACAACCCGATCAAGTTGAAGTAGCTCCTCGTCCGGTTGTAGAGAAAAATCAATATGAAGATTCTGCATGGATCATTCAATTGATGGCGCTGAAGAATCATGACAATGCGGTAGCGTTAGTTGCCGATTTGCAAAAGCGTGGTTATCAAGCTCACACGAAACGAGAAAATGAATTTACGCGCGTCATTGTTGGTCCAGATGTGTCAAAAAGTAAACTCGAACGACAAGTTCAAGAATTACAAAAAATTACTGGCTCAAAAGGTCAATTGCTTAAATTTAAGCCGTTAAATCCGTAA
- a CDS encoding CvpA family protein, translating to MNWLDFVILGVIGFSALISLVRGFAKEALSLVIWFGAFFISSNYYTKLAVYFSNIEDDMFRNGAAIAALFVATLIVGAVVNYVIGQLVQKTGLSGTDRILGMVFGGLRGVLIVSALLFFMDAFTAFPSSDWWKASQLVPEFKRVIAPFFEHLQATSSFLSGTI from the coding sequence ATGAATTGGTTAGATTTTGTCATTTTAGGAGTGATCGGGTTTTCAGCTTTGATCAGTTTAGTTCGTGGTTTTGCTAAAGAAGCGTTGTCTTTGGTGATTTGGTTTGGAGCGTTTTTTATCTCCAGTAATTACTACACCAAATTAGCGGTATATTTCTCCAATATCGAAGACGACATGTTCCGCAACGGAGCTGCGATAGCGGCATTGTTTGTCGCAACATTAATAGTTGGTGCAGTGGTGAATTATGTCATTGGTCAACTGGTACAAAAAACAGGGCTATCAGGTACGGATCGAATTCTTGGTATGGTATTTGGTGGTTTACGCGGAGTCTTGATTGTTTCTGCGCTACTGTTTTTTATGGATGCGTTTACCGCATTCCCAAGCTCGGATTGGTGGAAAGCGTCACAGTTAGTTCCTGAGTTCAAACGTGTGATCGCTCCCTTCTTCGAGCATTTACAAGCAACGTCAAGTTTTCTTTCTGGCACTATCTAG
- the purF gene encoding amidophosphoribosyltransferase: MCGIVGIVGTTPVNQSIYDALTVLQHRGQDAAGICTIESNRFRLRKANGLVKDVFEAKHMQRLQGEVGIGHVRYPTAGSSSASEAQPFYVNSPFGITLAHNGNLTNANEVRQKLFEKDRRHINTTSDSEVLLNVLAHEIDSVKGNVTTEDVFRAVTNVHRTIRGAYAVTAMIIGHGMVAFRDPNGIRPLCLGKREVNGRTEYMVASESVALDAVGFDFMRDVAPGEAVYATFDGELYTKQCADNPKLNPCIFEFVYFARPDSFIDKISVYSARVEMGKKLGERISEDYADLDIDVVIPIPETSCDIALQIAQAIDKPYRQGFVKNRYVGRTFIMPGQQQRKKSVRRKLNAIRSEFKDKNVLLVDDSIVRGTTSEQIIEMARDSGAKRVYMVSAAPEVRFPNVYGIDMPSATELIAHGRDNETICKHIGADALIYQKLEDLVEAVGLGNQDITQFDTSVFNGEYVTGDIDQQYLDFLDGLRNDDAKIQREIQQDLANLELHNEGA; the protein is encoded by the coding sequence ATGTGTGGTATTGTTGGAATCGTGGGCACAACCCCTGTAAACCAGTCTATTTATGACGCGTTAACGGTGTTACAGCATCGTGGCCAAGATGCAGCGGGTATTTGTACCATAGAAAGCAATCGTTTTCGTCTGCGTAAGGCGAACGGTTTAGTTAAGGATGTGTTCGAAGCAAAACATATGCAGCGCTTGCAAGGTGAAGTGGGTATCGGCCACGTTCGCTACCCAACTGCTGGCAGTTCAAGTGCCTCAGAAGCTCAACCTTTCTACGTAAACTCTCCTTTCGGTATTACACTTGCCCACAACGGTAACTTAACCAACGCTAACGAAGTTCGCCAAAAGCTGTTTGAAAAAGACCGCCGCCACATCAACACAACGTCTGACTCAGAAGTGTTGTTGAACGTACTTGCTCACGAGATAGACTCTGTGAAAGGTAATGTTACGACAGAAGATGTATTCCGCGCGGTTACCAACGTTCATCGTACGATTCGAGGCGCATACGCCGTAACAGCAATGATCATTGGCCACGGTATGGTTGCATTCCGTGACCCAAATGGTATTCGCCCTCTTTGTTTGGGCAAACGTGAAGTAAATGGTCGTACTGAATACATGGTAGCGTCTGAGTCTGTGGCGCTGGATGCGGTAGGTTTTGACTTTATGCGTGATGTTGCGCCGGGTGAAGCCGTTTACGCGACTTTCGACGGCGAGTTGTACACTAAGCAGTGTGCAGACAATCCGAAGTTAAACCCATGTATTTTTGAGTTTGTTTACTTCGCTCGTCCGGATTCATTCATTGACAAAATTTCTGTTTACAGCGCTCGTGTTGAAATGGGCAAAAAGCTAGGTGAACGTATCAGCGAAGACTACGCTGATCTGGATATCGACGTTGTAATCCCAATTCCAGAAACCTCGTGCGATATTGCACTGCAAATTGCACAGGCGATTGATAAGCCATACCGTCAAGGATTCGTGAAAAACCGCTATGTTGGACGTACGTTCATCATGCCGGGTCAACAACAGCGTAAGAAGTCTGTTCGTCGTAAACTGAATGCGATTCGTTCTGAGTTTAAAGACAAAAATGTACTGTTGGTTGATGACTCTATCGTTCGTGGTACTACGTCAGAGCAGATTATTGAGATGGCTCGTGACTCTGGTGCAAAGCGAGTGTACATGGTTTCAGCGGCTCCAGAGGTTCGTTTCCCGAACGTTTACGGCATCGACATGCCAAGCGCTACCGAGTTAATTGCTCACGGTCGTGACAACGAGACTATCTGTAAGCATATTGGCGCAGATGCATTAATCTACCAAAAGCTTGAGGATTTAGTTGAAGCCGTTGGCCTTGGTAACCAAGACATTACACAGTTCGATACATCGGTATTTAACGGTGAGTACGTGACAGGTGACATTGATCAGCAATATTTGGATTTCCTCGATGGCCTGCGTAATGACGATGCCAAAATTCAACGTGAGATTCAGCAAGATTTAGCGAACTTAGAGCTTCATAACGAAGGCGCATAA